The nucleotide window CTGCACCGGCAGCAGCATCACGCCGGCCTGCCACACTTTCTCGTATAGGCCGTGCTCTTTCAAGCCGTTGATGAAAATGGCATCGGCGCGCTGGAGCAGGTCCACTTTCTCGGGCGTGATGTCGCCGAGGATGCGGATGCCCAGGCCGGGGCCGGGGAAGGGGTGGCGGTGCAGAATGTTGACAGGCAGCTCCAGGGTGTGGCCCACTTCGCGCACCTCATCCTTAAACAAGGCCCGCAGCGGCTCTACAATGCGCAGGTTCATCTTCTCGGGCAGGCCGCCCACGTTGTGGTGACTCTTGATGGTTACGGCCGGGCCCTTCACCGATACCGACTCAATTACGTCGGGGTAGATGGTGCCCTGGGCCAGCCAGCGGGCGCCATCTACTTTCTGAGCTTCGCGGTCGAATACCTCGATAAAGGTGCGGCCAATGGCTTTGCGCTTCAGCTCGGGGTCCGTGAGGCCGGTGAGGGCCGCGTAGAATTCCTGCGAGGCATCTACGCCGCGCACGTTCAGGCCGAGGTCCTTGTAGGAGTGGAGCACGTCCTCGTACTCATCCTTGCGCAGCAGGCCATTGTTCACGAAAATGCCGTGCAGGCGCTTGCCTATGGCCTTATGCAGCAGCAATGCCGCCACGCTGGAATCCACGCCGCCGGAAAGGCCCAGAATCACCTGGTCTTCCTCCCCGATGGTGCGCTGCAGGGTAGCCACCATGGAGTCTACGAAGTGCTCCGGAGTCCAGCTCTGGTCGAGCCCGCAGATGTTCACCACGAAGTTCTGGAGCAGCGTTTTGCCGTCGGTGGAGTGCGTTACCTCGGGGTGAAACTGGATGCCGTAGGTTTCCTGCCCCGCAATTTTAAAGGCGGCCACGGCTACTTCCGGGGTGCTGGCAATGCTGTCGAACCTGGCGGGCAGGCTCTTAATCGTGTCGCCGTGCGACATCCATACCTGGGACTCGGTGGGCACACCGTGCAGCAGCGGAGAGTCGTGATTCACGCGGGCCAGGCGGGCGCGGCCATACTCGCGGATGGTGGCGGGCAGTACTTCGCCGCCCTGCTGGTGGGCCAGCAGCTGCGCCCCGTAGCATACGCCCAGCACGGGCACCTGGCCCAGGTAGCGGCTCAGGTCGGGGTTGGGCGAGTCGGCGTCGCGCACGGAACAGGGGGAGCCCGAAAGCACCACGCCCCGAATATCCTCAGTGAGGTTCGGGGCGTGATTATACGGATGGATTTCGCAGTAAACATTCAGTTCCCGGATGCGCCGGGCAATGAGCTGGGTGTACTGCGACCCAAAATCGAGAATGAGAATCTGTTGAGGCATGGGCAAAGGTAAAGCGCAGATTTCAGACCGGCCGCAGCTTTTCGGGGTTCTCTCGGAAGAATTCTTGCGGGCCGCAACCAGCAGGTTTCGGGCCCGGCGCTGTCACAACTACCCGGCTATTACCCGAAAACTACCGTGGAGCTGCCGCGCTGACTCCCACGTAGGAATATCTAAATAAGAATAGTGCAAGTATTTGTGCGGCCGGTTCACGTCACGTCCACGTCACAATCTGCCTTGAAGCCGGCCGAGGATACCGCTACCTTTGAACTGCTCCCTGTTCACTCTTATTCCCTTGTCCGCATGCGTTACGCTACTCTCGTTTTCGGTTTACTTGGGTTTGCGCTGCCAATCGGGGCCGCCCAGGCACAATCAGCTCCCGCGCCCGCCGCGCTCACCACGTTGGATATGGCCGCGCTGCTCAAACCCACTACGCAGCCCGATGAAATCCGGGACCCGGTACTCAGCAGTGAGGAAGAACTAACGGCCGACTCGATTCTGTCCGCCGCGCCCCTGGCCGAGAAGGTGACGCTGAAGGGCCGCGTGATGAACGAAGAAAACGAGCCGCTCATTGGGGCTACCGTGTACGTGCGGGGCGCCGGGGTGGCCGCCAGCACCGATGCCAAGGGCTTTTACTCTCTGCAGGTGCCAGCCGGCGTCAACAAGCTGCTCTTCAGCTATGGGGGCTACGCCGACAAGGAAATTGACGCCAGCAACTACCTGCCCGTCAACGTAAGCCTTGCTCCGCAAACCACCAGAAAGAAATAACGCCGACTCGCTCAATGCAAGGTGGCTGATACAGATCCGATGCTATGAAAACAGTCCGGAAGGAGCACCTCGGTGCTCCTTTTTTGGCTTCTGACTCAGATAGATGGCGCCTTTCAACGGGTGAAGGGGCAGGAAACCTTGCATCGGGCAGAAAAACCTGCGTATATTTGCAGCGGCGAATCAGTACGACCAGCTCCTGCTGAACTCCCCCAGGACCGGAAGGTAGCAAGGGTAGGTGGTTGAGCGGTGCGATATTGGTTCGCTTTTTTTTGTCCGTGAATGAGCTCGGATTGCGGCTGTTGCTGCGGATTTTTGTAGCTGGACTATGCGTAGGAAAGCGGCCCAAGCGGGCCGCTTTCCTGCTTTTCCGGCCTGTTCAAAAGCTTGTTTATGCTGGATGTAGTCATAAAATACCCGCTATCGGTTACCACAGGAGTTAATCCGTGAGTAGCTTTGGGGTACCGTCTTTTGCGGCACCACACGCTACCAGTTGCTGGCGTAAGGTGCCGCTGCTTCTCTTATCGTCCTAACCCACCTGTTGCGTATGAAATTCTTCGTTGATACCGCCAACCTGCGCGAAATCCAGGAAGCCGTAGAGCTGGGCGTCCTCGATGGCGTCACCACCAATCCGTCCCTGATGGCCAAGGAAGGCATCAAGGGCACCGACGCGGTGATGCGCCACTACCGGCAAATCTGCGAGATGGTGGAAGGCGACGTATCGGCCGAGGTTATTGCTACCGATTTCGACGATATCATCCGGGAAGGAGAGGCCCTGGCCGAGCTGCACCCCAATATTGTGGTGAAGGTGCCCATGATCCTGGACGGGGTGAGAGCCATCCGCTACTTCGCCGACAAAGGCATCAAAACCAACTGCACGCTGATTTTCACGGCCGGGCAGGCCCTGCTGGCGGCCAAGGCCGGCGCAACGTACGTGTCGCCCTTCGTGGGCCGCCTCGACGATATCGGGCACGACGGCCTGCAGCTGGTGCAGCAGATAGTGGATATTTTCAGCAACTACGGCTACCCTACGCAGGTACTGGCGGCCTCGGTGCGCCACGTACCCCACCTGATCCAGTGCGCCGAGCTGGGCGCCGACGTAGTTACCTGCCCGTTGAGCGTCATCACCGGCCTGCTCCACCACCCGCTCACCGACAAAGGCCTCGCCACCTTCCTGGCCGACCACAAAAAAGTCAATTCTTAATGTGCTAATGTGTTGGATGTGCTAAAGTGTTAATTAACAACCGAAAAGCATTAGCAAATTCAACCACATTAACACCTTAGCACATTAACAGAAATGTACATCATCAAGGTAAAAGGCAAGGCCAAGATTCCGGATTATATTCAGCTGCGCGACGAAAACTTCGTGCTCATTGCGTATTTCCGTGCCGACCGCCCATTGAAGGATTTGCACCGCTACGGGCTGGAAGGCAAGGAAACTCCACTGGCCGCCGTCATCGAGCAGCTGGCGTTTGGCAAGCTGCAAAAGCTCGAAGTCTAACTGTAACCTCTGCTATTGGTGCAGGTCATCGGTTCATAAGTGACCCTTGAGCCCCCGGTACCAGGCATTAAGCACTACACGCATGTCCGTAATTGAGCTGCACGACGCGTACATTATGCAGGAGGTGAATACCGTGCTGCAAAAGGTGTCGTTTCGGCTGGAAAAAGGCGAATTTGCCTACCTCGTAGGCCGGACGGGCTCGGGCAAAAGCTCCCTGCTCAAAACCCTCTACGCCGACCTGCCCCTGGGCGGCGGCACTGCCACGGTAGCCGGGGTGCCGCTACAGCGCCTCAGCCGCGGGCAGGTGCCCCAGCTGAGGCGCAAGCTGGGTATTATCTTTCAGGATTTTCAGCTGCTCTTCGACCGTTCCGTGGCCGATAACCTGCTGTTTGTGCTCAATGCTACCGGCTGGACGGGCAAGGCGCGCAAAAAACAGCGCATTTCGGAAGTGCTCATGCGCGTGGGGCTGGCCAACGTAGCTGGCAAAATGCCCCACCAGCTTTCCGGCGGCGAGCAGCAGCGCGTGGTTATTGCCCGCGCCCTGCTCAACGAGCCCCTGCTGCTGCTGGCCGACGAACCCACGGGCAACCTCGACCCCGACGTGGCCGATAGTATTATGCGGCTGTTTGT belongs to Hymenobacter sp. J193 and includes:
- the guaA gene encoding glutamine-hydrolyzing GMP synthase, producing the protein MPQQILILDFGSQYTQLIARRIRELNVYCEIHPYNHAPNLTEDIRGVVLSGSPCSVRDADSPNPDLSRYLGQVPVLGVCYGAQLLAHQQGGEVLPATIREYGRARLARVNHDSPLLHGVPTESQVWMSHGDTIKSLPARFDSIASTPEVAVAAFKIAGQETYGIQFHPEVTHSTDGKTLLQNFVVNICGLDQSWTPEHFVDSMVATLQRTIGEEDQVILGLSGGVDSSVAALLLHKAIGKRLHGIFVNNGLLRKDEYEDVLHSYKDLGLNVRGVDASQEFYAALTGLTDPELKRKAIGRTFIEVFDREAQKVDGARWLAQGTIYPDVIESVSVKGPAVTIKSHHNVGGLPEKMNLRIVEPLRALFKDEVREVGHTLELPVNILHRHPFPGPGLGIRILGDITPEKVDLLQRADAIFINGLKEHGLYEKVWQAGVMLLPVQSVGVMGDERTYERVVALRAVTSVDGMTADWAHLPYEFLAEVSNKIINQVRGINRVVYDISSKPPATIEWE
- a CDS encoding carboxypeptidase-like regulatory domain-containing protein → MRYATLVFGLLGFALPIGAAQAQSAPAPAALTTLDMAALLKPTTQPDEIRDPVLSSEEELTADSILSAAPLAEKVTLKGRVMNEENEPLIGATVYVRGAGVAASTDAKGFYSLQVPAGVNKLLFSYGGYADKEIDASNYLPVNVSLAPQTTRKK
- the fsa gene encoding fructose-6-phosphate aldolase, with translation MKFFVDTANLREIQEAVELGVLDGVTTNPSLMAKEGIKGTDAVMRHYRQICEMVEGDVSAEVIATDFDDIIREGEALAELHPNIVVKVPMILDGVRAIRYFADKGIKTNCTLIFTAGQALLAAKAGATYVSPFVGRLDDIGHDGLQLVQQIVDIFSNYGYPTQVLAASVRHVPHLIQCAELGADVVTCPLSVITGLLHHPLTDKGLATFLADHKKVNS
- a CDS encoding fructose-6-phosphate aldolase, which encodes MYIIKVKGKAKIPDYIQLRDENFVLIAYFRADRPLKDLHRYGLEGKETPLAAVIEQLAFGKLQKLEV
- a CDS encoding cell division ATP-binding protein FtsE, whose product is MSVIELHDAYIMQEVNTVLQKVSFRLEKGEFAYLVGRTGSGKSSLLKTLYADLPLGGGTATVAGVPLQRLSRGQVPQLRRKLGIIFQDFQLLFDRSVADNLLFVLNATGWTGKARKKQRISEVLMRVGLANVAGKMPHQLSGGEQQRVVIARALLNEPLLLLADEPTGNLDPDVADSIMRLFVEINHAGTAVLMATHNYQLLRQYPQRVLQCKDGHLLDSAKAPLELSGS